TCGTGGATCAACTGTTCGCATGGATGACTTTGATACTGGCACACCAAATACCAAGGTCGGTTTTCAAGAACTTGTTGGTCAAAACGAGTCCAAGATGAGTGCAGGATTTCTGACAATTGAGAATTCTAAATTTGCTTGGAAACTGCCTTATGAAGAAATAGATTATGTTATTTCGGGAACTGTGACCATTGAAATTGATGGACAGACATTTGTAGCACGTGAAGGTGACGTAATATTTGTACCATCAGGTTCTGATGTAATATGGGGATCACCTGATAATGCGAAATTATTTTATACTACTTATCCATCGAACTGGGCAGATTTAATGTAGTTCAGGAGGTAAAAAATAATGAAGGCATTAGGTTTGATAGAAACATATGGATTTATCGGAGCCATTGAAGCAGCAGATGTTATGCTAAAAGTTGCAAATATTTCGCTACTGAAATTAGAAAAAGTTCGTGGCGGTTTGGTTACAATTACTGTGGAAGGTGATGTTGGCGCTGTAAAAACAGCTGTGGAAGCTGGAGCAAGTGCTGTTCAGCACTTGGGAGTGAAATTGCTGTATGGTTCACATGTCATTCCTAGGCCAGATGCCCAACTAGTACCTTTTGTAAAAAAGAAAAACGAGTCGA
This region of Streptococcus suis genomic DNA includes:
- a CDS encoding cupin domain-containing protein, with product MSKLIVAKDILACEEAGQKICYIEKGTIITPAAQDEAKKYNISFEYCNECEKMTSGINEQRVSTDEILHILKNILMNAGDQSEKEVKPYRFVSHTNGMRIVRGSTVRMDDFDTGTPNTKVGFQELVGQNESKMSAGFLTIENSKFAWKLPYEEIDYVISGTVTIEIDGQTFVAREGDVIFVPSGSDVIWGSPDNAKLFYTTYPSNWADLM